One part of the Anguilla anguilla isolate fAngAng1 chromosome 11, fAngAng1.pri, whole genome shotgun sequence genome encodes these proteins:
- the ncoa6 gene encoding nuclear receptor coactivator 6 isoform X1, translated as MVHRQGLAKTEALMGKVALTGDPKAEQDSGVEDEDSNHGNDFPYGSLARMKDSTVFIAFQGNMEDDDFKEKLDNILNNVPDMLQLDSERLQPERVEPWNSVRVTFNIPRDAADRLRLLAQNNHQQLRDLGILSVQIEGEGVINVAMGQNRGQEVRVNGPLAAANPMRMDVGFPMQQGPGGLRMNNPSVPMGPQGPGMSGQVMVAGGSGQMQTRAPRPPSQTDSLDPMLSGLAMQQQQQQVQHPQPPHGPTSIPPQGHHMQAMQASRQLNPATLQQLQQQHQQQQAQLAQLGGARPPFTQNQMPVPTGWNQLPSGVLQPPPAQGPMGTAWRKGPPHGQMGPRPSLATVQTPSHPPPPYPFGSQQAGQVFNTMGQQQQQQQQQQQPGNPQFASPQPKALQGPQGLGGPRGPPPPSPQSATPQGHLTAKSPVSSPSPFQQGSPGTPPMMGQNQGQLGPRSSTPQGFPQAVSSPGRAVLGQQGNVQSGFMVMSQQGQVPHPGMGGMSKRLPLGYPNAQGNQNFIQGQLTPSSAGTPVSSTNSQLQSSQNIQHTGVQATTSGPNHMQGSHSQPNAIQSNMMGIHSGVANQPPGTTAAGNMGPSSQGVQPQMMGMQHQPISSSPSQMVQGQGGGQTVLSRPQLVNQGQMLMGGQNMGPQRGMTPPKQMMPQQGQAMMQGHGQLGGTQGHQAMLQQQQNAMMEQMMASQMQGNKQSFGAKGQAAVMQGQMMRGPSPNVQGNLSQFQTQVTQQQPQQQQQQQQQQPQHLQQQHQQQQQPQQVPMNGNPNQAMGLHGQQMRLPGGHHLVQQQQQQLQQQQQQQQQQQQQKQQQQVVQQLQQQQQQHSQQLGDASGGTGEMALQQMLPEIQAQQQQMMVGGQHVQVGNGHFPAHGMPFNPQFGGQMGMGGPCPQGGNFPGNKDVTLTSPLLVNLLQSDISASQFGPGGKQGGANQAKPKKKKPPRKKKAKGNGGLVGEQPDHIMSGLDVQPPGMEDPEAQGLSGDQSTGMDPIGQKLSDFNNRPSGFPGQPGDQRTLQQMPVQFIQQQQQQQQQQQQQQQQQQQQQQQQQQQQLQQQQMQTMQVPPGQGGMIPQGQPQIHQHQLQLQQQQQQQHHHQQQQPLQHQQQQQQQQQQQQQQQQLQQQLQQQQQQQQQQQQQQQHMMMMLMMQEAKNRMPVPQGGQTPRGLLNPTDGQKMPVSQQGSMPVMINLQGHGVPPSPEKVRGGSLMVNPQLAGSARRMPVPEGLQGGPPLSSEEVAGMHAMQERSAHEMVQQTGSSAPQMVLNQGPNPHLIKSGPSPVPQHQGASPQQQQQMQPQQAGPMPVSHGLHFPSVPTTSQSSRPKTPNRASPKAYHHPLTPTNRPPSTEPSEISLSPERLNASIAGLFPPKINIPLPPRQPNLNRGFDQQGLNPTTLKAIGQAPPNLTSLTNNNNSGQQTFSTGNSTAAVSGKIDKHPTGGPTKRTSPGNSRRPSPALNRKTTPSPGRQKGPKIALTSPPHQQTIVNPQNVMVNPSHVLSSPAAISPAQLDLQQAQIPLQGIHCNTPEINQVTSVEQRQLVQPQRDSPLSKLTSLHVSQELKVVMEEPARDASVTEKLQAQVPTQQEPKCNSSLVLREAPTSLNQLLDSSCASTTPLKHTQDSFPEGNQSQGESPRLSMDPETQRNSSTSQSSEIGAPPMPNDPNDPKSKLSPMPSPKFNPNASPNIKINVSPNTTFSSSPNSNVSSSPNPNPTMNPNSGPNSLANVSAVLQRASSSATISPNQITVFVTSNALSSATTTSHVAPALVSTVVTLPNKNIRSQEGRQTSTPAGANTRPAQFLTTPVFINSIFQVPASSMPPNTNVMSQPGNMVGPIQMSTNIPVAPAVTTAQPSPGNTASSQAGRAVVGQVQRPSSQTTTMSSLPQPPQQLLSGTIKQDSSSTETSVLKSSPVGQPSPRPNPPFSQPLASPPICSSPGTAVSTRGSPLSPTAASAKGKPGQDIVSKRGTTGSDPLQKASGPLTQPLEARAQPEQASGSTAPLEAADGNVATAPVKPPTSSVSTPTPVHVPTPSVYSPAAPTKPGPPNASDGSPATATPPDPKGGQNPTTVMEISQPAPQNDAPEVVGLPESSQSAVSVQSEPPQQEGGPTCEKTGDEAATVTEQGLVKKRKTPVSLVSRGAPEKVKGPSRRSSRAEKESEEGATVALEASDNGQRKRTARPGSASSTVATTVKDANTPSPTQAKRRKSK; from the exons ATGGTGCACCGACAGGGACTGGCTAAGACTGAGGCTTTGATGGGGAAAGTCGCCCTCACGGGTGATCCCAAAGCAGAGCAGGACTCTGGAGTGGAGGATGAGGATAGTAACCATGGCAACGACTTTCCATATGGATCCCTTGCCCGGATGAAAGACTCTACCGTGTTCATTGCCTTCCAGGGAAATATGGAGGATGATGATTTCAAAGAGAAATTggacaacattttaaataatgtgccTGATATGTTGCAACTAG ACTCAGAGAGGCTGCAGCCCGAACGCGTGGAGCCCTGGAACAGTGTGCGTGTCACTTTCAACATCCCACGAGATGCGGCAGACCGCTTGCGCCTCCTGGCACAGAACAACCACCAGCAACTGCGTGATCTGGGAATCCTGTCTGTCCAGATTGAGG GGGAAGGTGTTATAAATGTGGCCATGGGGCAAAACCGAGGTCAGGAGGTCAGGGTGAATGGACCACTTGCTGCAGCCAATCCGATGAGGATGGATGTGGGTTTCCCAATGCAACAAGGCCCTG GAGGCTTGCGGATGAACAACCCCTCAGTTCCAATGGGGCCCCAAGGGCCAGGCATGTCGGGTCAGGTTATGGTTGCGGGGGGCAGCGGGCAGATGCAGACGAGGGCTCCCCGACCTCCTTCCCAGACTG ACTCATTGGACCCTATGCTGTCAGGCCTGGCCatgcagcaacagcaacagcaagtTCAACACCCACAGCCTCCCCATGGCCCAACCTCCATACCTCCACAGGGTCACCACATGCAAGCCATGCAGGCCAGCCGCCAGCTCAACCCAGCcacactgcagcagctccagcaacagcaccagcagcagcaggctcaGCTTGCGCAGTTAGGCGGTGCTCGCCCCCCATTCACCCAAAATCAGATGCCTGTCCCAACTGGCTGGAACCAGCTGCCATCTGGGGTCCTGCAGCCCCCTCCAGCCCAAGGCCCCATGGGTACAGCCTGGAGGAAGGGCCCCCCACATGGTCAGATGGGACCACGTCCTTCTCTCGCAACAGTCCAGACACCAAGCCATCCTCCACCTCCATACCCTTTTGGCAGCCAGCAAGCTGGCCAGGTCTTCAACACCatggggcagcagcagcagcaacaacagcagcagcagcaaccaGGAAATCCTCAGTTTGCCTCACCCCAGCCAAAGGCGCTCCAGGGACCACAAGGGTTAGGTGGGCCAAGGGGGCCACCTCCACCTTCGCCCCAGTCTGCAACTCCACAGGGCCACCTCACTGCTAAGTCCCCTGtttcctccccttctcccttccAACAAGGCTCTCCTGGAACTCCCCCAATGATGGGTCAGAACCAAGGCCAACTGGGCCCTCGTTCCAGCACGCCTCAGGGTTTTCCTCAGGCTGTAAGCTCTCCAGGTAGGGCGGTGCTGGGACAGCAGGGGAATGTGCAATCTGGGTTCATGGTTATGTCCCAGCAGGGTCAAGTACCCCACCCTGGAATGGGAG GCATGTCCAAACGTCTCCCCTTGGGGTACCCAAATGCACAAGGTAATCAGAACTTCATACAAGGCCAGTTGACACCCAGCTCAGCAGGGACTCCTGTGTCAAGCACCAATTCCCAGTTGCAGAGTAGTCAGAACATTCAACATACAG GTGTTCAAGCCACTACTTCAGGACCAAACCACATGCAGGGGTCCCATAGTCAGCCTAATGCTATTCAGAGCAACATGATGGGCATTCACAGTGGTGTGGCTAACCAACCTCCAGGAACCACTGCTGCAGGAAACATGGGGCCGTCCTCACAGGGTGTCCAGCCTCAGATGATGGGAATGCAGCACCAGCCCATCTCCTCTTCACCTAGTCAGATGGTACAAGGCCAAGGTGGGGGTCAGACAGTTCTATCCAGGCCACAGCTTGTCAACCAGGGACAAATGCTGATGGGTGGCCAGAACATGGGCCCGCAGCGAGGGATGACCCCTCCCAAGCAGATGATGCCCCAGCAGGGTCAGGCAATGATGCAGGGACATGGCCAGCTTGGTGGAACACAGGGGCACCAAGCAatgttgcagcagcagcagaatgctATGATGGAGCAGATGATGGCCAGTCAGATGCAAGGAAACAAGCAGTCCTTTGGGGCTAAAGGTCAGGCTGCTGTCATGCAGGGTCAGATGATGCGGGGCCCTTCGCCAAATGTGCAGGGTAATCTGTCCCAGTTCCAGACTCAGGTTACCCAGCAacagccacagcagcagcagcaacaacagcagcagcaaccgCAGCATCTGCAACAGCAAcatcagcaacagcagcaacccCAGCAAGTTCCAATGAATGGCAATCCTAACCAAGCCATGGGCCTCCATGGACAACAGATGAGGCTTCCAGGAGGCCACCATTtggttcagcagcagcagcagcaacttcagcagcagcagcagcagcaacagcagcagcagcaacaaaaacaacagcaacaagttgttcagcagctgcagcaacaacagcagcagcactccCAGCAGCTTGGAGATGCCAGCGGAGGCACAGGAGAAATGGCCCTACAGCAAATGCTACCTGAAATACAGGCCCAGCAGCAACAGATGATGGTGGGTGGTCAGCACGTGCAGGTGGGCAACGGTCACTTCCCTGCCCACGGGATGCCCTTCAACCCCCAGTTTGGTGGACAGATGGGTATGGGAGGCCCATGTCCTCAAGGAGGCAATTTCCCAGGAAACAAAGATGTTACCCTCACAAGCCCCTTGCTGGTCAACCTGCTGCAGAGCGACATTTCGGCTAGTCAGTTTGGTCCTGGTGGAAAGCAGGGAGGTGCTAACCAGGCCAAGCCCAAGAAAAAGAAGCCCCCGCGTAAGAAGAAGGCCAAAGGAAATGGTGGACTGGTGGGAGAGCAACCCGACCACATTATGAG TGGTCTTGACGTGCAGCCACCTGGGATGGAGGATCCTGAAGCACAGGGCTTGAGTGGGGATCAGAGCACTGGAATGGACCCAATTGGCCAAAAACTCTCGGACTTCAACAACAGGCCATCAG GGTTTCCAGGTCAACCAGGAGACCAAAGGACCCTGCAGCAAATGCCAGTTCAGTTcatacagcagcagcagcagcagcaacaacaacagcaacaacaacaacaacagcagcagcagcaacaacaacaacagcagcagcagcaactgcagcagcaacagaTGCAGACCATGCAGGTACCACCCGGTCAGGGAGGGATGATTCCCCAAGGTCAGCCCCAGATCCATCAACATCAATTACAgctacagcagcaacaacaacagcaacaccaccaccagcaaCAACAACCACTACAAcatcaacagcagcagcagcaacaacagcagcaacagcagcagcagcagcaactgcagcagcagctgcagcagcagcagcagcagcagcaacagcaacagcaacagcagcagcatatGATGATGATGCTCATGATGCAGGAAGCTAAGAACAGGATGCCTGTGCCACAGGGTGGGCAAACACCCAGGGGCCTCTTAAATCCAACAGATGGGCAGAAAATGCCTGTTTCTCAGCAAGGCAGCATGCCAGTGATGATCAATCTCCAGGGGCATGGTGTCCCACCTTCCCCAGAAAAGGTCAGGGGAGGGTCCCTCATGGTCAACCCTCAGTTAGCTGGCAGTGCTCGGAGGATGCCAGTCCCTGAGGGACTCCAGGGAGGTCCACCACTCAGCTCAGAGGAAGTTGCTGGCATGCACGCCATGCAGGAAAGATCAGCCCATGAAATGGTTCAACAGACTGGCAGCAGTGCTCCTCAGATGGTCCTTAACCAAGGCCCTAACCCGCACCTGATAAAGTCGGGGCCTTCACCTGTCCCGCAACATCAGGGGGCGAgccctcagcagcagcagcagatgcaGCCCCAGCAAGCAGGTCCTATGCCAGTCTCACATGGCCTCCATTTTCCTAGCGTGCCCACCACTTCACAAAGCTCCCGACCTAAGACCCCCAATCGAGCCAGCCCCAAGGCATACCACCACCCACTCACTCCCACGAATCGCCCTCCCAGTACAGAACCCTCTGAGATCAGCCTGTCCCCTGAGAGATTAAATGCATCCATTGCTGGGCTCTTTCCACCCAAGATAAACATCCCCCTACCTCCCAGGCAGCCTAATCTGAATCGTGGTTTTGACCAGCAGGGTCTCAATCCCACAACCCTGAAAGCTATTGGACAGGCACCACCTAATCTGACTTCtttaacaaataataacaacagtggCCAGCAGACATTCTCTACAGgcaacagcacagctgctgtaAGTGGGAAAATTGATAAGCACCCCACTGGTGGCCCAACAAAAAGAACCAGTCCAGGCAACAGTCGGCGACCCAGTCCAGCCTTGAACCGTAAAACTACACCCAGTCCAGGGAGGCAGAAAGGACCCAAGATTGCCCTCACCTCTCCCCCACACCAGCAAACCATCGTTAACCCTCAAAACGTCATGGTTAATCCATCTCATGTCCTCTCTAGCCCAGCTGCTATTTCACCAGCTCAGCTGGACCTACAGCAGGCTCAGATACCTTTACAAGGTATCCATTGTAATACCCCTGAAATTAATCAAGTAACCTCCGTAGAGCAGCGTCAATTGGTCCAGCCTCAAAGAGATTCTCCGCTGTCAAAGCTGACTAGCTTGCATGTCTCCCAGGAGCTTAAAGTTGTGATGGAAGAACCAGCAAGGGATGCATCTGTGACAGAGAAGCTCCAGGCCCAGGTGCCAACCCAACAGGAACCTAAATGTAATTCTTCACTTGTACTCAGGGAGGCCCCAACCTCTCTGAATCAATTGCTGGATAGTTCCTGTGCCTCTACAACTCCCCTGAAGCATACCCAGGACAGTTTCCCTGAAGGAAATCAGAGCCAGGGAGAGAGCCCTCGTCTCTCCATGGACCCAGAGACTCAAAGAAATTCAAGCACTTCTCAGAGCTCTGAAATTGGTGCTCCCCCTATGCCAAACGACCCAAATGACCCGAAATCTAAGCTTAGTCCAATGCCAAGTCCCAAATTCAACCCAAATGCCAGTCCCAACATTAAGATTAACGTCAGTCCTAATACAACCTTTAGTTCTAGTCCCAACTCAAATGTCAGTTCCAGTCCCAATCCAAACCCCACCATGAACCCAAACTCTGGCCCTAACTCCTTGGCAAATGTTTCTGCTGTCTTGCAGAGGGCTTCTTCATCTGCCACCATCTCTCCCAACCAGATCACTGTCTTTGTTACTTCCAACGCTCTCAGTTCAGCCACCACAACCTCCCACGTAGCCCCTGCTTTGGTTTCAACTGTAGTTACTCTTCCTAATAAAAATATTAGGTCTCAGGAGGGGCGGCAAACATCGACTCCAGCTGGTGCTAACACTCGCCCCGCCCAGTTCCTCACCACCCCTGTGTTCATCAATTCCATCTTTCAAGTCCCTGCCTCTTCCATGCCTCCCAACACAAATGTAATGTCCCAGCCAGGAAACATGGTGGGACCAATTCAGATGTCAACAAACATACCAGTCGCACCAGCAGTGACTACAGCCCAGCCCTCCCCAGGTAACACGGCCAGCAGCCAAGCCGGTCGTGCAGTTGTTGGACAGGTTCAGAGACCCTCGAGCCAGACAACCACCATGAGTTCACTGCCCCAGCCTCCTCAACAGCTACTCTCTGGGACCATTAAGCAGGATAGCAGCTCTACCGAGACATCTGTGCTGAAGTCAAGCCCTGTCGGTCAGCCATctccccgccccaacccccccttctcCCAACCCCTAGCATCACCTCCTATCTGCTCCAGCCCAGGAACTGCTGTTAGTACCCGGGGGAGCCCTCTGTCTCCAACAGCTGCTTCTGCCAAGGGCAAACCAGGGCAAGATATTGTCTCTAAGAGAGGCACAACTGGGTCTGACCCTCTGCAGAAAGCTAGTGGCCCGCTGACTCAGCCCCTCGAGGCCAGAGCACAGCCAGAGCAAGCTTCCGGGAGCACAGCCCCTCTGGAGGCTGCGGATGGAAATGTGGCCACGGCCCCTGTAAAACCCCCCACTTCTTCcgtctccacccccacccctgtccaTGTCCCCACTCCTTCCGTTTACTCTCCAGCTGCCCCAACAAAACCTGGGCCTCCTAACGCATCAGATGGCTCTCCAGCAACAGCAACACCACCTGACCCCAAGGGGGGACAGAACCCTACCACAGTGATGGAGATCAGCCAGCCAGCTCCACAGAATGATGCACCTGAAGTCGTGGGACTGCCTGAGAGTAGCCAGAGTGCTG TGTCGGTTCAGTCTGAACCTCCACAGCAAGAAGGAGGACCTACTTGTGAGAAAACTG GAGATGAAGCGGCTACTGTAACTGAGCAGGG ATtggtaaagaaaagaaagacgCCCGTCAGCCTTGTCTCaag GGGAGCCCCAGAGAAGGTGAAGGGCCCAAGCCGGCGCAGTTCACGAGCGGAGAAGGAGTCCGAAGAAGGGGCCACGGTTGCACTGGAAGCATCTGACAATGGGCAGAGGAAAAGGACAGCAAGGCCAGGATCCGCCTCCTCCACCGTTGCCACCACTGTCAAAG atgCAAACACCCCCAGTCCTACACAGGCCAAGCGAAGGAAATCAAAATGA